One Kineococcus aurantiacus genomic window carries:
- a CDS encoding DoxX family protein: MSSGRLRRAAPAALFGVAGVAHLLRPEGFDAIVPRVLPGRPRWWTTGSGWAELALAAGLALPATRRPASRAGVVLLLAVWPANAQMALDAWRSGSVARRAVTTARLPLQVPLIRLVAAAGR; the protein is encoded by the coding sequence ATCAGCTCCGGACGGCTGCGCCGGGCCGCCCCCGCGGCGCTCTTCGGGGTGGCCGGGGTGGCCCACCTGCTGCGGCCGGAGGGCTTCGACGCCATCGTGCCCCGGGTCCTGCCGGGCCGCCCGCGGTGGTGGACGACCGGTTCCGGGTGGGCCGAGCTGGCGCTGGCGGCCGGTCTGGCGCTGCCGGCCACGCGCCGGCCCGCCAGCCGGGCCGGGGTCGTCCTCCTGCTGGCCGTCTGGCCCGCCAACGCGCAGATGGCCCTGGACGCCTGGCGCTCGGGGTCGGTGGCCCGGCGCGCGGTGACGACCGCCCGGCTGCCGCTGCAGGTGCCGCTCATCCGCCTGGTCGCGGCGGCCGGCCGGTGA
- the hemQ gene encoding hydrogen peroxide-dependent heme synthase produces the protein MSEHAAPTADQINDTIAYTMWSVFAVETTLGEADRAAYAQEVQDLLDELTGKGLVVRGLYDVAGLRADADLMFWWYAPTVELVQEAYRRFRTTRLGRHLTPVWSVVGLHRPAEFNRGHVPAFMSGERARDYMSVYPFVRSYDWYLLPEDERRKMLRDHGLAARPYEDVRANTVSAFALGDYEWILAFEADELHRIVDLMRELRNTEARRHVREEVPFFTGPRVELGELVSTLP, from the coding sequence ATGTCCGAGCACGCAGCCCCCACCGCCGACCAGATCAACGACACGATCGCCTACACCATGTGGTCGGTCTTCGCCGTCGAGACGACCCTCGGCGAGGCCGATCGGGCCGCGTACGCCCAGGAGGTCCAGGACCTGCTCGACGAGCTCACCGGCAAGGGGCTGGTCGTCCGCGGCCTGTACGACGTCGCGGGCCTGCGCGCCGACGCCGACCTCATGTTCTGGTGGTACGCCCCGACCGTCGAACTGGTCCAGGAGGCCTACCGCCGCTTCCGGACCACCCGCCTGGGCCGGCACCTGACGCCCGTGTGGTCCGTCGTCGGGCTGCACCGCCCGGCCGAGTTCAACCGCGGCCACGTCCCGGCCTTCATGTCCGGGGAGCGGGCCCGCGACTACATGAGCGTCTACCCGTTCGTGCGGTCCTACGACTGGTACCTGCTGCCCGAGGACGAGCGCCGCAAGATGCTGCGCGACCACGGGCTGGCGGCGCGCCCCTACGAGGACGTGCGGGCCAACACGGTCTCCGCGTTCGCGCTGGGGGACTACGAGTGGATCCTCGCCTTCGAGGCCGACGAGCTGCACCGCATCGTCGACCTCATGCGCGAGCTGCGGAACACCGAGGCCCGCCGCCACGTCCGCGAGGAGGTGCCGTTCTTCACCGGGCCCCGGGTCGAGCTGGGGGAGCTGGTCTCCACCCTGCCCTGA
- the msrB gene encoding peptide-methionine (R)-S-oxide reductase MsrB — MTAHTPETSGKTYSVTKSDEQWRAQLDPMEYHVLRQAGTERPFTGEYEDEETEGVYACRACGAELFTSDEKFNAHCGWPAFYDPKDSSAVELLEDDSLGMRRVEVRCATCGSHLGHVFEGEGFPTPTDQRYCINSISLTLRPTQA; from the coding sequence ATGACTGCGCACACCCCCGAGACCAGCGGCAAGACCTACAGCGTCACCAAGTCCGACGAGCAGTGGCGCGCCCAGCTGGACCCGATGGAGTACCACGTGCTGCGGCAGGCGGGGACCGAGCGCCCGTTCACCGGTGAGTACGAGGACGAGGAGACCGAGGGCGTCTACGCGTGCCGCGCGTGCGGGGCCGAGCTGTTCACCAGCGACGAGAAGTTCAACGCCCACTGCGGGTGGCCGGCGTTCTACGACCCGAAGGACTCCTCGGCCGTCGAGCTGCTCGAGGACGACTCCCTGGGCATGCGCCGCGTCGAGGTGCGCTGCGCCACCTGCGGTTCGCACCTGGGCCACGTGTTCGAGGGCGAGGGTTTCCCGACCCCCACCGACCAGCGGTACTGCATCAACTCCATCAGCCTCACCCTGCGGCCCACGCAGGCCTGA
- a CDS encoding alpha/beta hydrolase — translation MNGRRAAAVGALATTAAATVTGVALTGAAVSFARAVVTPRRHKPDDLEVLQVGPRRVVLSATADTVVPGRYGVWTDGGRGHFRVGDVLEAGPGRVTRELLGVDAGTPVPGHARWNQYYYAGDPTTALGLEHRDLTVRSAVGDLPCWFVPGDSPTWAVLVHGRGATREEALRAVPALHALGLPCLVPSYRNDADAPQAEPGLYGLGDTEWHDVEAVARYALDHGAQRLLLVGWSMGGAILLQLVARSDLAAEVVGLVLDGPVVDWFDVLDHQARQRGVPVRLGRYGVQLLGHPLGRRLVGLEGPVDLRTMDWVTRAEELSLPVLLLHSDADDYVPSGPSQRLARARPDLVTYVGSSTARHTKEWNVDPAGWESAVTEFVTSKLEVGG, via the coding sequence GTGAACGGGCGCCGGGCCGCGGCCGTCGGGGCCCTCGCCACGACCGCCGCCGCGACGGTGACGGGGGTGGCGCTGACCGGGGCGGCCGTGTCCTTCGCGCGGGCCGTCGTCACGCCGCGCCGGCACAAGCCCGACGACCTGGAGGTCCTGCAGGTGGGGCCGCGGCGCGTGGTCCTGTCGGCCACGGCGGACACCGTCGTGCCCGGCCGGTACGGGGTGTGGACCGACGGCGGGCGGGGCCACTTCCGGGTCGGGGACGTCCTGGAGGCCGGCCCCGGGCGCGTCACCCGGGAACTGCTCGGCGTCGACGCCGGGACCCCGGTCCCCGGGCACGCCCGCTGGAACCAGTACTACTACGCGGGGGACCCCACGACGGCCCTGGGCCTGGAGCACCGGGACCTCACGGTCCGCAGCGCGGTCGGCGACCTGCCCTGCTGGTTCGTCCCGGGGGACTCCCCGACGTGGGCGGTCCTCGTGCACGGCCGCGGGGCGACCCGCGAGGAGGCGCTGCGCGCGGTGCCCGCCCTGCACGCCCTGGGCCTGCCGTGCCTGGTCCCCAGCTACCGCAACGACGCCGACGCCCCGCAGGCGGAGCCGGGCCTGTACGGGCTCGGGGACACCGAGTGGCACGACGTGGAGGCCGTCGCCCGGTACGCCCTGGACCACGGCGCGCAGCGCCTGCTCCTCGTGGGCTGGTCCATGGGCGGGGCGATCCTGCTGCAGCTCGTGGCCCGCTCGGACCTGGCCGCCGAGGTCGTCGGGCTGGTCCTGGACGGCCCGGTCGTCGACTGGTTCGACGTGCTGGACCACCAGGCGCGCCAGCGCGGCGTGCCGGTCCGCCTGGGCCGCTACGGGGTGCAGCTGCTGGGGCACCCGCTGGGCCGCCGGCTGGTGGGGCTGGAGGGCCCGGTGGACCTGCGGACCATGGACTGGGTCACGCGCGCCGAGGAGCTCTCGCTGCCCGTGCTGCTGCTGCACTCCGACGCCGACGACTACGTCCCGTCCGGCCCCTCGCAGCGGCTGGCGCGGGCCCGCCCGGACCTGGTGACGTACGTCGGCAGCTCCACCGCCCGGCACACCAAGGAGTGGAACGTCGACCCCGCGGGGTGGGAGTCGGCCGTCACCGAGTTCGTCACGTCGAAGCTGGAGGTCGGAGGGTGA
- a CDS encoding zinc-dependent alcohol dehydrogenase gives MSVAHALWTTGPGTVELREEFLPVLGTADVQVRAEFSAVSRGTESLVLAGGVPPSQHDVMRAPFQAGEFPYPVKYGYLSVGTVEQAGPRALDLVGRRVFCLHPHQDRYVVPAAAVLPVPAGVPAGRAVLAGMLETAVNGVWDAGVGIGDRVSVVGAGVLGLLVAALAARVPGTDVEAVDVRTDRAAAAERLGFALVAPDDARRGRDVVLHTSGTGAGLTTGLQLLGDEGLLAELSWYGDRSVQVGLGEGFHSRRLTIRASQVGKVPPARAPRWTTRRRLALALDLLADERFDALLDGVTPFATGAEVLPRVAAADGGALCHRFSY, from the coding sequence GTGAGCGTCGCGCACGCGTTGTGGACCACCGGGCCCGGGACGGTGGAACTGCGTGAGGAGTTCCTGCCCGTCCTCGGGACCGCGGACGTGCAGGTACGGGCGGAGTTCTCCGCCGTCAGCCGCGGGACCGAGTCGCTGGTCCTGGCCGGGGGCGTGCCGCCCAGCCAGCACGACGTCATGCGCGCCCCCTTCCAGGCCGGTGAGTTCCCCTACCCCGTGAAGTACGGCTACCTGTCGGTCGGCACGGTCGAGCAGGCCGGTCCCCGGGCGCTGGACCTGGTGGGGCGCAGGGTCTTCTGCCTGCACCCCCACCAGGACCGGTACGTCGTGCCGGCCGCGGCCGTCCTGCCCGTCCCGGCCGGTGTCCCGGCGGGGCGGGCCGTGCTGGCCGGGATGCTGGAGACCGCCGTCAACGGCGTCTGGGACGCGGGGGTGGGCATCGGCGACCGCGTCAGCGTCGTGGGCGCGGGCGTGCTCGGCCTGCTCGTGGCGGCCCTGGCCGCCCGGGTCCCCGGCACCGACGTCGAGGCCGTCGACGTGCGCACCGACCGCGCCGCCGCCGCCGAGCGGCTCGGGTTCGCCCTGGTCGCCCCCGACGACGCCCGCCGCGGCCGCGACGTCGTGCTGCACACCAGCGGCACCGGCGCGGGCCTGACCACCGGCCTGCAGCTGCTCGGCGACGAGGGGCTGCTGGCCGAGCTGAGCTGGTACGGCGACCGCAGCGTCCAGGTCGGGCTGGGGGAGGGCTTCCACTCCCGCCGGCTGACGATCCGCGCCTCGCAGGTCGGGAAGGTGCCCCCGGCGCGGGCCCCGCGCTGGACGACCCGCCGGCGCCTGGCCCTGGCGCTGGACCTGCTGGCCGACGAGCGCTTCGACGCCCTGCTGGACGGCGTGACGCCGTTCGCGACGGGCGCCGAGGTGCTGCCGCGCGTGGCGGCCGCCGACGGCGGCGCGCTGTGCCACCGGTTCAGCTACTGA
- a CDS encoding aldo/keto reductase: protein MTVPTILLNDGREIPQLGFGVFQIPPAETAAAVRTALEVGYRHLDTAQMYGNEAETLQGVLDSGVPREDVWITSKLSNAAHEPDAARAAIDSSVDKLGGPIDLYLIHWPLPTLYGGDFVSTWKVLEEARADGRLRSIGVSNFQVPHLQRLAQETTVVPAVNQIEVHPYFGNEAVRTYCGEHQIGVEAWSPIAQGKVLDNPTITEVAQRLGKSPAQVVLRWHIERGDIVFPKSVTRSRVEENFDLFDVELTEEDLALITALDQGDAGRIGGHPDTMDYVPV, encoded by the coding sequence GTGACCGTTCCCACCATCCTGCTCAACGACGGCCGTGAGATCCCCCAGCTGGGCTTCGGGGTCTTCCAGATCCCGCCGGCCGAGACCGCCGCCGCCGTGCGGACCGCCCTGGAGGTCGGCTACCGCCACCTCGACACCGCGCAGATGTACGGCAACGAGGCCGAGACGCTCCAGGGCGTCCTGGACTCCGGTGTGCCGCGCGAGGACGTCTGGATCACCAGCAAGCTCAGCAACGCCGCCCACGAACCCGACGCCGCCCGCGCCGCGATCGACTCCTCGGTCGACAAGCTCGGCGGCCCCATCGACCTGTACCTCATCCACTGGCCGCTGCCGACCCTGTACGGCGGCGACTTCGTCTCGACGTGGAAGGTGCTGGAGGAGGCCCGCGCCGACGGCCGCCTGCGCTCCATCGGCGTGTCGAACTTCCAGGTCCCGCACCTGCAGCGGCTGGCCCAGGAGACCACCGTCGTGCCCGCGGTCAACCAGATCGAGGTGCACCCGTACTTCGGCAACGAGGCGGTGCGCACCTACTGCGGTGAACACCAGATCGGCGTCGAGGCCTGGTCGCCCATCGCCCAGGGCAAGGTCCTGGACAACCCGACGATCACCGAGGTCGCCCAGCGGCTGGGCAAGAGCCCGGCCCAGGTCGTGCTGCGCTGGCACATCGAGCGCGGCGACATCGTCTTCCCCAAGTCGGTGACGCGCTCGCGCGTGGAGGAGAACTTCGACCTCTTCGACGTGGAGCTGACCGAGGAGGACCTGGCCCTCATCACCGCCCTGGACCAGGGCGACGCCGGCCGCATCGGCGGGCACCCCGACACCATGGACTACGTCCCCGTCTGA
- a CDS encoding formate/nitrite transporter family protein — translation MAYKTPDQIAVAAAASGEKKAHLPVSKMVVGGFLAGAYIAFAGLLAVDVTAGLDPAIWGGVTTLLTGAVFSLGLVLVIIAGSELLTGNMALVPIALLTRRTTLGRLGLNWGVVLVANLLGALFVAYFLAVQTHVIGAEGSATFTRLAAIATGKAVTEDETTIFLRAIGCNWLVCLGVWMAMAAEDVAGKVLAIFFPITAFVALGFDHVVANMFFLPAAHWAGVPGFGWGDIVRNWVFAGLGNVVGGGVFVGLAYWFLYLRGRGADATSAPAATSDGAGTAGAPHR, via the coding sequence ATGGCGTACAAGACGCCCGACCAGATCGCCGTCGCCGCCGCCGCCAGCGGTGAGAAGAAGGCGCACCTGCCCGTCTCGAAGATGGTCGTCGGCGGTTTCCTCGCCGGGGCGTACATCGCCTTCGCCGGGTTGCTCGCCGTCGACGTCACGGCCGGGCTGGACCCGGCGATCTGGGGCGGGGTGACGACCCTGCTCACCGGGGCCGTCTTCAGCCTCGGCCTGGTGCTCGTCATCATCGCCGGGTCCGAGCTGCTCACCGGGAACATGGCCCTGGTGCCCATCGCACTGCTCACCCGGCGGACCACCCTGGGCCGGCTCGGCCTGAACTGGGGGGTCGTCCTCGTCGCGAACCTGCTCGGGGCGCTGTTCGTGGCGTACTTCCTGGCCGTGCAGACCCACGTCATCGGCGCCGAGGGCTCGGCCACCTTCACCCGGCTGGCCGCCATCGCCACCGGCAAGGCCGTCACCGAGGACGAGACGACGATCTTCCTGCGCGCCATCGGGTGCAACTGGCTGGTGTGCCTGGGGGTGTGGATGGCCATGGCCGCCGAGGACGTCGCCGGCAAGGTGCTGGCGATCTTCTTCCCCATCACCGCGTTCGTGGCGCTCGGGTTCGACCACGTCGTGGCGAACATGTTCTTCCTGCCCGCCGCGCACTGGGCCGGGGTGCCCGGGTTCGGCTGGGGCGACATCGTGCGCAACTGGGTGTTCGCCGGCCTGGGCAACGTCGTCGGCGGCGGGGTGTTCGTCGGGCTCGCCTACTGGTTCCTGTACCTGCGCGGGCGCGGGGCCGACGCGACGTCGGCCCCGGCGGCCACCTCGGACGGGGCCGGGACCGCCGGGGCCCCGCACCGCTGA
- the nrfD gene encoding NrfD/PsrC family molybdoenzyme membrane anchor subunit encodes MNPAPSQRTPHQPGQPGSEHVPGTDPIGGQAARMWDAGMGRRKGGGRKRRGDVNAVVPDAEFRSYYGRAVLKPPVWTHEIAYYLFAGGLAAGSSMLAAVADAHGHVAARRVLRTTSLGAVGASAYFLIADLGRPERFYNMLRVAKVTSPMSVGTYILSVFGPLSGVAAASELAALLPERGPLGLVRRLARPAGSVAGVGAALTGPLLATYTAVLFADTAVPSWHEPYRELPFVFGGSALAAGAGTALLLAPTAQTGSAARVAAIGATVELAAAHRMETSHGLVSEPFHLGRPGKFLTAARTLTASGAAGAVLSRALPTRVARVVSAVAGASLLAGSFLTRMAVFEAGVASTKDPKYVVVPQRERLEARRRAS; translated from the coding sequence ATGAACCCGGCGCCGTCGCAGCGCACCCCGCACCAGCCCGGTCAGCCCGGGTCCGAGCACGTGCCCGGCACGGACCCGATCGGGGGTCAGGCGGCCCGCATGTGGGACGCCGGGATGGGCCGGCGCAAGGGCGGGGGCAGGAAGCGGCGCGGCGACGTCAACGCCGTCGTCCCCGACGCGGAGTTCCGGTCCTACTACGGCCGGGCCGTGCTCAAACCCCCCGTGTGGACCCACGAGATCGCCTACTACCTGTTCGCCGGCGGCCTCGCGGCGGGGTCCTCGATGCTCGCCGCGGTGGCCGACGCCCACGGGCACGTCGCCGCGCGCCGGGTCCTGCGGACCACGTCGCTGGGCGCGGTGGGCGCCAGCGCCTACTTCCTCATCGCCGACCTGGGCCGGCCCGAGCGGTTCTACAACATGCTGCGGGTGGCGAAGGTGACGTCGCCCATGTCGGTGGGGACGTACATCCTGTCGGTGTTCGGCCCGCTGTCCGGCGTCGCGGCCGCCTCCGAGCTGGCGGCGCTGCTGCCCGAGCGCGGCCCGCTGGGGCTCGTGCGCCGACTGGCCCGGCCCGCCGGGTCGGTGGCCGGGGTGGGCGCCGCCCTCACCGGCCCGCTGCTGGCCACCTACACCGCGGTGCTGTTCGCCGACACCGCCGTGCCGAGCTGGCACGAGCCGTACCGCGAACTGCCGTTCGTCTTCGGCGGCAGCGCCCTGGCCGCCGGGGCCGGGACGGCGCTGCTGCTGGCGCCCACGGCCCAGACCGGTTCCGCCGCGCGCGTCGCGGCGATCGGTGCCACCGTGGAACTCGCTGCCGCGCACCGGATGGAGACCTCGCACGGGCTGGTCAGCGAACCCTTCCACCTCGGGCGCCCGGGGAAGTTCCTCACCGCTGCCCGGACGCTCACCGCGTCCGGTGCCGCCGGTGCGGTGCTCAGCCGCGCGCTGCCCACCCGGGTGGCCCGGGTGGTGTCCGCCGTCGCGGGGGCGAGCCTGCTCGCCGGGTCGTTCCTGACCCGCATGGCGGTCTTCGAGGCCGGGGTCGCCTCCACCAAGGACCCCAAGTACGTCGTCGTCCCGCAACGGGAACGGCTGGAGGCGCGTCGGCGCGCCTCCTGA
- a CDS encoding 4Fe-4S dicluster domain-containing protein, producing the protein MVSLDNLSSSLYGRLDDPARDAGYADPPPRKGFFTDTSVCIGCKACEVACKEWNAVPEDGIDLLGLSYDNTGGLGADSWRAVAFIEQSRPVGNQTSPFAGTATGPSSEQLQQDAVAAGFDVFAEAERLGTGVAGGHPLAERAHENRGGGCGGSCGGGAAATSATAPAAPAARESGGQFLGMPGMLAPAPLPDRDGRSDVRWLMMSNVCKHCTHAACLDVCPTGALFRTEFGTVVVQQDVCNGCGYCVSACPYGVIDKREGDGRAWKCTLCYDRLGDDETPACAKACPTESIQFGDLDELRERAERRRQQLHDVGVTEARLYGEDPDDGVGGDGAFFLLLDEPEVYGLPPDPVVTTRDLPSMYKHMIAAAGFMVLGVAAAALGKR; encoded by the coding sequence GTGGTCTCGCTGGACAACCTGTCGAGCAGCCTGTACGGCCGGCTCGACGACCCCGCGCGCGACGCGGGGTACGCCGACCCGCCGCCGCGCAAGGGGTTCTTCACCGACACGTCGGTGTGCATCGGCTGCAAGGCCTGCGAGGTGGCCTGCAAGGAGTGGAACGCCGTCCCCGAGGACGGCATCGACCTGCTGGGCCTGTCCTACGACAACACCGGTGGGCTCGGCGCGGACTCCTGGCGGGCGGTGGCGTTCATCGAGCAGTCCCGCCCGGTGGGGAACCAGACCTCCCCGTTCGCCGGCACGGCGACGGGCCCGTCCTCCGAGCAGCTCCAGCAGGACGCCGTGGCGGCCGGGTTCGACGTCTTCGCCGAGGCCGAGCGCCTGGGCACCGGTGTCGCCGGCGGTCACCCGCTGGCCGAGCGGGCCCACGAGAACCGCGGCGGCGGGTGCGGCGGCAGCTGCGGCGGCGGCGCGGCGGCCACGTCGGCCACGGCCCCGGCGGCGCCCGCGGCCCGGGAGTCCGGCGGCCAGTTCCTCGGGATGCCCGGGATGCTGGCCCCCGCGCCGCTGCCCGACCGCGACGGCCGCTCGGACGTGCGCTGGCTGATGATGTCCAACGTCTGCAAGCACTGCACGCACGCCGCCTGCCTCGACGTGTGCCCCACGGGGGCGCTGTTCCGCACCGAGTTCGGCACCGTCGTGGTCCAGCAGGACGTCTGCAACGGCTGCGGGTACTGCGTCTCGGCCTGCCCCTACGGCGTCATCGACAAGCGCGAGGGCGACGGCCGGGCCTGGAAGTGCACGCTGTGCTACGACCGCCTCGGGGACGACGAGACCCCCGCGTGCGCCAAGGCCTGCCCGACGGAGTCCATCCAGTTCGGCGACCTCGACGAGCTGCGCGAACGCGCCGAGCGCCGCCGCCAGCAGCTGCACGACGTCGGCGTCACCGAGGCGCGGCTGTACGGGGAGGACCCCGACGACGGTGTCGGCGGGGACGGGGCGTTCTTCCTGCTGCTCGACGAGCCGGAGGTGTACGGCCTGCCGCCGGACCCTGTCGTCACCACGCGCGACCTGCCCTCGATGTACAAGCACATGATCGCCGCGGCGGGTTTCATGGTCCTCGGGGTCGCCGCGGCCGCGCTGGGGAAGCGATGA
- the hemG gene encoding protoporphyrinogen oxidase, whose protein sequence is MARVVVVGAGVSGLTAAWQLAQDLPAGDEVEVLEAAAHVGGVLQRRDVGGLTVDVGAESVLARRPEATGLAAELGLDLVHPATTRASLATEDGLRPLPAGTVMGVPRTADSVRGLLAAADVDRVRDEPSHPAAPLEHDVSVARYVADRVGPAVVDRLVEPLLGGVYAGHAAQLSLRATVPALWAHARRGGSLLAGLGPAPAPSTAPVFAGLAGGLARLPLVLAERLRARGVAVRTGTPVTRLERTPTGWLVDGTPADAVVLAVPAPVAARLLAAAVPAAAAELREVVTAGVVIAALAVPAGQLAGLAGSGVLVPPVVGAAQGLRAKALTLSGNKWDWVGRQSRDLAVLRVSLGRAGEGEALEADDADVVRWAAEDAGRLLGRPLRPVDHAVVRWADGLPQYAVGHVDRVARLRAAVAATGRLAVCGSVLDGVGVPACVAAARRAAAEVTAQLAGRPGAEAGAVTARG, encoded by the coding sequence GTGGCGCGCGTAGTCGTCGTGGGGGCCGGGGTCTCCGGCCTCACCGCCGCCTGGCAGCTCGCGCAGGACCTGCCGGCCGGGGACGAGGTGGAGGTCCTGGAGGCCGCCGCCCACGTCGGGGGCGTCCTGCAGCGGCGCGACGTCGGCGGGCTCACCGTCGACGTCGGCGCCGAGTCGGTGCTGGCGCGCCGGCCCGAGGCGACCGGCCTGGCCGCCGAGCTCGGCCTGGACCTGGTCCACCCCGCCACGACCCGCGCGTCGCTGGCCACCGAGGACGGTCTGCGGCCCCTGCCGGCGGGCACCGTCATGGGCGTGCCCCGCACGGCCGACTCCGTGCGGGGCCTGCTCGCCGCCGCCGACGTCGACCGGGTCCGCGACGAGCCGTCGCACCCGGCCGCCCCGCTGGAGCACGACGTGAGCGTGGCGCGGTACGTCGCCGACCGCGTCGGCCCCGCCGTGGTGGACCGCCTCGTCGAGCCCCTGCTCGGTGGCGTCTACGCCGGCCACGCCGCGCAGCTGTCCCTGCGGGCGACCGTCCCGGCCCTGTGGGCCCACGCCCGCCGCGGCGGTTCGCTGCTCGCCGGACTGGGCCCGGCCCCGGCCCCGAGCACGGCCCCGGTCTTCGCCGGTCTGGCCGGCGGCCTGGCCCGGCTGCCCCTCGTCCTGGCCGAGCGCCTGCGGGCCCGGGGCGTCGCGGTCCGCACGGGCACCCCGGTGACGCGCCTGGAGCGCACCCCGACCGGCTGGCTCGTCGACGGGACCCCCGCCGACGCCGTCGTCCTGGCCGTGCCCGCCCCCGTCGCCGCCCGCCTGCTGGCCGCCGCCGTCCCCGCCGCCGCGGCCGAGCTGCGCGAGGTCGTCACGGCGGGCGTGGTCATCGCGGCGCTGGCCGTCCCGGCGGGGCAGCTGGCCGGCCTGGCCGGCTCGGGGGTCCTGGTGCCCCCCGTCGTGGGCGCGGCGCAGGGGCTGCGCGCCAAGGCGCTGACGCTGTCGGGGAACAAGTGGGACTGGGTGGGGCGGCAGAGCCGCGACCTGGCCGTCCTGCGCGTCTCCCTGGGCCGGGCGGGGGAGGGCGAGGCCCTGGAGGCCGACGACGCCGACGTCGTGCGCTGGGCCGCCGAGGACGCCGGGCGGCTGCTGGGGCGCCCGCTGCGCCCCGTCGACCACGCCGTCGTCCGCTGGGCCGACGGGCTGCCGCAGTACGCGGTGGGGCACGTGGACCGGGTCGCGCGGCTGCGCGCGGCCGTCGCCGCGACGGGCCGGCTGGCGGTCTGCGGGTCGGTGCTCGACGGCGTCGGGGTCCCGGCGTGCGTCGCCGCCGCCCGCCGGGCCGCGGCCGAGGTCACCGCGCAGCTCGCGGGTCGGCCCGGGGCGGAGGCCGGCGCGGTGACCGCGAGGGGCTGA
- the hemE gene encoding uroporphyrinogen decarboxylase: MNSPYLHAARGGTSPSRTPVWFMRQAGRSLPEYREVRAGTTMLESCHRPELVAEITLQPVRRYDVDAAVFYSDIVVPLEAAGVGVEIVAGTGPVIAEPFRTRADLDRLPELSLDALAHVTDAVRLTTGELGDVPLIGFAGAPFTLASYLVEGGPSRDLLRTKALMHADPGLWHDLAARLAQITGTFLRAQVLAGASAVQLFDSWVGSVPLATYTELVAPHSAAALAHVGDLGVPRTHFGTGTGELLGAMAAVDGGVDVLGVDFRVPLHVGAARGREGAGRPVAVQGNLDPALLFAPWEVLRADLHRILREGELAGAGHVVNLGHGVPPTADPAVLERVVDEVHAWRA, translated from the coding sequence GTGAACTCGCCCTACCTGCACGCCGCCCGCGGCGGGACCAGCCCCTCCCGCACCCCCGTGTGGTTCATGCGCCAGGCCGGGCGGTCCCTGCCGGAGTACCGCGAGGTCCGCGCCGGGACGACCATGCTGGAGTCCTGCCACCGCCCCGAGCTGGTCGCCGAGATCACCCTGCAGCCGGTGCGCCGGTACGACGTCGACGCGGCCGTCTTCTACTCCGACATCGTCGTGCCGCTGGAGGCCGCCGGCGTCGGCGTCGAGATCGTGGCCGGCACCGGTCCCGTCATCGCCGAGCCGTTCCGCACCCGCGCCGACCTGGACCGCCTGCCCGAGCTGTCCCTGGACGCCCTCGCGCACGTCACCGACGCGGTGCGGCTGACGACCGGGGAGCTCGGGGACGTGCCGCTCATCGGCTTCGCCGGCGCCCCCTTCACCCTGGCCAGCTACCTCGTCGAGGGGGGCCCCTCGCGGGACCTGCTGCGCACCAAGGCGCTCATGCACGCCGACCCGGGGCTGTGGCACGACCTCGCCGCCCGCCTGGCCCAGATCACCGGCACCTTCCTGCGGGCCCAGGTGCTCGCCGGCGCCTCCGCGGTCCAGCTGTTCGACTCCTGGGTGGGCTCGGTGCCGCTGGCCACCTACACCGAGCTCGTCGCCCCGCACTCGGCCGCCGCCCTCGCCCACGTGGGGGACCTGGGCGTGCCCCGCACCCACTTCGGCACCGGCACCGGTGAGCTGCTGGGCGCCATGGCCGCCGTCGACGGCGGCGTCGACGTCCTCGGCGTCGACTTCCGCGTCCCCCTGCACGTGGGGGCCGCCCGCGGCCGCGAGGGGGCCGGCCGGCCCGTCGCGGTCCAGGGCAACCTCGACCCGGCCCTGCTGTTCGCCCCGTGGGAGGTGCTGCGCGCCGACCTGCACCGCATCCTGCGCGAGGGCGAGCTCGCCGGTGCCGGGCACGTCGTCAACCTCGGCCACGGCGTCCCCCCGACCGCCGACCCCGCCGTCCTGGAGCGCGTCGTCGACGAGGTCCACGCGTGGCGCGCGTAG